The genomic region TTTAGCGCGTAGCGACAGTTTTACACGGGGAAACGGTTTTCCTATgtacaataaatattttcaaacttgTTACACGCCTCTCTGTTCTTCCTCCTGATGGAATTATTATTCTTCGCCTTCCTATTTCGCCACATTTTAACGGAAAGTCCCCTCCAGTTTTCTTTCCGTATCCTCGCGTTTCTTGGCGGGAAGGGAATATGCTCCTCATCCGTTTCCCCCTCTTTTATCTTTCGGCTGTTGTTAGGGTCCCCTCTATCCCTGTAACTCTCCCACCTCTTTCAAAGCTGCTCAACAATCGAGTTTACGGTGATTTAATTGAAATAGAAAATTAATTCTAGTTCTATTTCGATTCAGAACGATTTCTTTTACATTTCAGGAAAAAAACGATGAAACGAAGAAACAGAAGAAGGAGGAGAATGGCGACGGAGAAGTGGAAGAGGAGGAAATAGAAGAAGAAgttgaagaagaggaagaagtcgACGGCGACGGTGAAGAGGATGATGAGGAGGACGATTTACCGGAAGAAGAGCTGGAAGAAGGTGAAGGTTAGTTGAAGGATGTTTCCCTGGTGTTTTACGAATCCGATGTTATCAATCAAGTGTAGATTCACGCTTGTGTAGGCGGCATGAGAATCGCTATTGCCGCAGTTAGGTCGAACAGTGTCATTTTGTATGCTTAAATCTGTTTGTTTACagacgaagaggaggaagaTGCAGAAGGTGAAGTGGAAGAAGTAGAAGACGAAGAGGAAGACTCATAATGAAAAAGGAGAAAGGTGTATGTAAGTAAGAAGGGAGGAAGGCACATGGGATCATCGTTGATTTTCTTCGGCTGTCTTCTCAGCAAACACTTACTCTCATATTGAGTGGTTGGTAGCAATGTTGATACCCATCGTGCCCAGACCCTATTGCCTCCCGACCTACGAATAAAAATGCCCGTCTCACCGGAGTTGTGTTGGgctgacacacacacacattagAGGCAACCGTGCGATTCTACTGTCTTGGCTCTTCGCAATTCTGGTCGTCTAGCCATCACCAAATGCTATATCGGGTAGTTTGGATGAAAA from Xylocopa sonorina isolate GNS202 chromosome 2, iyXylSono1_principal, whole genome shotgun sequence harbors:
- the LOC143432833 gene encoding uncharacterized protein LOC143432833; the protein is MSSKENNEVAVEKVTENDKTSGDAKCEIKGLKRPAEEKNDETKKQKKEENGDGEVEEEEIEEEVEEEEEVDGDGEEDDEEDDLPEEELEEGEDEEEEDAEGEVEEVEDEEEDS